AGCGAAAGGTACGGACGAATAAGAGGAACTATATTTTCATTGTGGGATGAGAGATCGAATATGTACGCAGTCTCGTCTCAAATTGTTTAATTAGCAAATTCTCTACAAGCTTAATTGAATTCAAGTCCCTCAACAACAAAAAAAGCATAAAACAGACTCCAGTCCGCTTTATGCTCTGCATCTACATTTATTTTACAATGTCAAAAAACTTAGGATAAACAATATTTCACAAGCGCATCACGCACACCATGCTCGTTATTCGAACCCGTAACTGCATTCGCTGCCGCTTTGACCTCTACAGGAGAATTATCCATTGCCACGCCCATTCCCGCGTAAGTAAGCATAGAAACATCATTAAAATAATTACCGATCGAGAGGACTTCTTCTTGCGGAATCCCCAGCTTCACGGCAAGATTTTTTAATGCGTTGCCCTTAGAGGATTCTGGATGCATCAAATCAACGAAAAATTCACCACTCCGCAAAATGTTGTACTCAGGGGTCCAAGTACGCCATTCCCGTTCGGCTTCGTCAAGGATTTCTGGCTGTGTAAATACAGTAAACTTAACAACCGGTTCACGGAAATCTTCCCATGCTGGCAGCGTCGCTGGCACAATGCGGAAGTGTTCATACATATAATTAGCTTCTTTAGTTAGGTTCTCTACATTATCAACATACATATCAAAAGCAGTATTC
This window of the Paenibacillus sp. FSL R10-2734 genome carries:
- a CDS encoding Cof-type HAD-IIB family hydrolase — its product is MRYKLIALDVDGTLLNDDHHLSSENKEAIAEVTRLGGQIVLCTGRSPQNSIPFMEEMGLSGYVLGHNGAATVRVKDREVLHQYGMDARGLDPYIDYCRKHNIHYDVNTAFDMYVDNVENLTKEANYMYEHFRIVPATLPAWEDFREPVVKFTVFTQPEILDEAEREWRTWTPEYNILRSGEFFVDLMHPESSKGNALKNLAVKLGIPQEEVLSIGNYFNDVSMLTYAGMGVAMDNSPVEVKAAANAVTGSNNEHGVRDALVKYCLS